A single genomic interval of Asterias amurensis chromosome 1, ASM3211899v1 harbors:
- the LOC139940661 gene encoding uncharacterized protein — protein sequence MPGIRQRFEGTTTRMRNIKGLSFLLFGASIVFLLYAELETSSHFKKQSKTIKQRNVMHTSFTSITNSRTLFDTRSPSPNSSNTMETSLQSDTIENSSPNGNNSLSFVASKYPPIDLEKEVPPLDSIFKRTVIVTAVSSDHFMEVQRMIGMVQTVMPTTRIVAYSLGLSTEQVETMSILCNVELRHFNFSKYPGHVKDLLNYAWKPPIIKETLYEFGAVFWADSSVIFTSSIQLLTKHLKTFHGFIPRVANYAKAGPFSVCTLTHPAMFNYLKIDIKTYQSDDGYIPKPQGGILYFVNSSYINEQLLQPWVDCAMSLNCIAPEGSQNPHEERKEGYHKHRYDQSALALLMYKNLRGLYHRGHDATETFNSVMRVVNRGTPIQKVGVKRCQGKKL from the exons ATGCCGGGAATAAGGCAACGATTTGAAGGGACAACAACTCGTATGCGAAACATCAAGGGTCTAAGTTTCCTACTGTTTGGTGCCTCCATCGTGTTTTTACTGTATGCGGAACTAG AAACCTCATCACATTTCAagaaacaaagcaaaacaataaaacaacggAACGTCATGCATACGAGCTTCACATCAATTACCAACTCAAGAACCCTCTTTGACACGAGGTCTCCAAGTCCTAACTCATCAAATACCATGGAAACGTCATTACAATCAGATACAATAGAAAACTCTTCACCTAACGGGAACAACTCACTCTCCTTCGTGGCTTCGAAGTATCCGCCGATCGATTTGGAAAAGGAGGTTCCACCATTGGACTCGATTTTTAAGAGGACCGTTATTGTGACTGCGGTGTCTTCAGATCACTTCATGGAAGTGCAACGAATGATTGGTATGGTGCAGACAGTCATGCCCACAACGAGGATTGTGGCTTACAGTTTGGGACTGTCTACTGAACAAGTTGAGACA ATGTCCATTCTTTGCAATGTAGAACTTCGGCACTTTAACTTCTCCAAGTATCCCGGTCACGTAAAGGATCTACTGAACTACGCATGGAAACCGCCCATCATTAAG GAAACACTCTATGAATTCGGTGCCGTGTTTTGGGCCGACTCTTCGGTGATATTCACGAGTAGCATCCAACTCCTAACGAAACATCTGAAGACATTTCACGGTTTCATTCCAAGGGTGGCAAACTACGCCAAAGCAGGGCCATTCTCGGTGTGTACCTTGACTCATCCAGCCATGTTTAACTATTTGAAGATTGACATAAAAACCTACCAGAGTGATGATGGTTACATCCCCAAACCACAGGGCGGTATTCTTTACTTCGTGAACAGCTCCTACATCAATGAACAACTACTGCAACCATGGGTAGACTGCGCAATGTCGCTAAACTGTATTGCTCCCGAAGGAAGTCAAAACCCACACGAAGAGCGCAAGGAGGGATATCACAAGCACCGCTACGACCAATCAGCTCTCGCCTTACTGATGTATAAAAATCTGAGAGGTTTGTACCATCGCGGCCATGATGCGACCGAAACCTTCAACTCGGTTATGAGAGTTGTCAATAGAGGTACTCCTATTCAAAAAGTGGGTGTGAAGCGTTGCCagggaaaaaaattgtaa
- the LOC139935140 gene encoding uncharacterized protein — protein MYRRQVVLSMMAARRVDLNRCTADRLSMVAGVGLETAKRIIVYRRRKQRFNNIDEVSSVRGIAPKDLESIQQTMTVRQRKVTPAKSTTKRSLSEASSGMKQVRRTVVKSATLPAITESKLVRTVKPTTLRKGTQTIETVDSGGKKRKTTSRGVRKDEKLSVRGDRKTVPRRQISARHQASGRKGKRQPKANLQKNLFESNTLNVSTPTKSSSPGSLLMCREAHRLKATEGLDYIGSTGSPRPLLVLTSHREGTEHARAQINNCAVTVHMTERVPFMSPMVTVNIPSSVLLTDALETGCGVGEDDVSLGINLPDQVQALSTSTPSVDVAVKTSVPSNGEGRNEQVDQIDTGTSKDLNNSNNKETLLSADKVVLESPQTNFMDDISNDVPGGYVAGSDTDHATDNGDSNIICESLPTQEQATNAVSKESTAASVHLMRDVFPAPKSDMISTSASTGRGKRRTRSRRQTAEKVKQWLVNSSSSNIESTPLFEQNLEDKHIAEDSFMSGIALLPSTTPARQKSGSSKNIPNSKATCKRGLEQDLPDITAVKIQPATGEKSCQTPPCRCRSCRRKRRDSRRSEAAESSVKKPRIEEELSPDAHKQEFNTAWCLLL, from the exons ATGTATCGTCGACAAGTTGTTTTGAGCATGATGGCAGCCCGTAGAGTAGATTTAAATCGATGTACTGCTGATAGACTTAGTATGGTGGCTGGTGTAGGCCTAGAGACGGCAAAGCGAATCATTGTATACCGCCGCAGGAAACAGAGATTCAATAACATTGATGAGGTCTCTAGTGTGAGAGGGATAGCACCCAAGGATTTGGAG AGCATACAGCAAACCATGACCGTCCGTCAAAGGAAAGTGACTCCTGCAAAATCTACCACAAAGAGAAGTTTGTCCGAGGCGTCTTCCGGCATGAAACAAGTCAGGCGAACTGTGGTCAAATCTGCCACATTACCTGCAATTACAGAGAGTAAACTAGTAAGAACTGTGAAGCCGACAACTTTAAGAAAAGGAACCCAGACGATCGAAACGGTAGACTCTGGTGGGAAGAAAAGGAAAACTACAAGCAGGGGAGTAAGAAAAGATGAAAAGCTCTCAGTTCGAGGAGACAGGAAAACTGTCCCACGAAGACAAATTTCCGCAAGGCATCAGGCATCAGGGCGCAAGGGGAAGCGACAACCGAAGGCCAACTTACAGAAGAATTTATTCGAGAGCAATACTTTGAATGTATCAACACCCACCAAATCCTCATCACCGGGGAGTCTGTTGATGTGCAGAGAGGCACACCGGTTAAAGGCAACCGAGGGCCTGGACTACATTGGCAGTACCGGGTCGCCGAGACCTCTCCTTGTGCTCACCAGCCACCGGGAGGGGACGGAACATGCACGGGCGCAGATTAATAACTGTGCCGTGACCGTTCACATGACGGAGAGGGTCCCGTTCATGTCTCCCATGGTGACGGTGAACATCCCGTCATCCGTGTTACTGACCGATGCCCTTGAGACGGGGTGTGGTGTTGGGGAAGACGACGTGTCCCTAGGAATCAATCTTCCAGATCAAGTTCAGGCTCTATCAACCTCGACACCGAGTGTAGATGTTGCTGTAAAAACAAGTGTTCCTTCCAATGGCGAAGGTCGAAATGAGCAGGTAGATCAAATTGACACAGGTACTAGCAAGGATCTGAACAATTCAAACAATAAGGAAACACTTTTAAGTGCAGACAAAGTCGTTTTAGAGAGTCCCCAAACTAACTTTATGGACGATATCAGTAATGATGTTCCGGGGGGATATGTGGCTGGGTCTGACACCGATCATGCAACTGATAACGGAGACTCAAATATTATATGTGAGTCTCTTCCGACCCAAGAACAGGCAACGAATGCAGTTAGCAAGGAAAGCACTGCCGCCTCTGTTCATCTGATGAGGGATGTCTTTCCAGCTCCCAAATCTGACATGATATCTACGAGTGCCTCTACGGGACGCGGGAAACGGAGAACAAGAAGCCGTCGACAGACAGCGGAGAAGGTGAAGCAATGGCTGGTGAACTCCAGCTCCTCAAACATCGAGAGCACCCCTCTATTTGAACAGAACTTGGAGGACAAACACATTGCCGAAGACTCTTTCATGTCCGGCATTGCTCTGCTACCATCCACGACACCAGCCCGACAGAAGTCCGGTAGCTCAAAAAATATTCCGAACTCAAAAGCCACGTGTAAGAGAGGACTGGAACAAGATCTGCCGGACATCACTGCCGTGAAAATACAGCCAGCAACGGGTGAGAAATCCTGCCAGACGCCTCCATGCAGATGCCGGTCATGTCGCCGGAAAAGACGTGACAGCAGGAGGTCGGAGGCGGCAGAGAGTAGCGTGAAGAAACCGCGAATTGAGGAGGAACTTTCTCCCGATGCACACAAACAAGAATTCAACACTGCTTGGTGTTTACTTCTCTGA
- the LOC139935151 gene encoding uncharacterized protein: MSSGGEDVEPTQLSWWERQQQYFREDLRTFDIADCNSCRYISGGSLMLAGLYVTYVGRQRAKHNGSRYGFIPSMVVGSIFGVLGVMRLAEYNPFSSSGKALGIDALDSFKDRVRKMQTEVDLFRKAQQIPMEQLEQMHRKQKVAEDINQKEQEGGAITINKADSNPSKDS, from the exons ATGAGCAGTGGTGGGGAAGATGTTGAGCCAACCCAACTGAGTTGGTGGGAAAGACAACAACAATACTTCCGTGAGGACTTGCGCACATTTGACATTGCGGATTGCAACAGCTGTAGGTACATTAGTGGAGGAAGCTTGATGCTGGCTGGGTTGTACGTCACTTATGTGGGTCGACAACGAGCAAAGCACAATGGAAGCAGATACGGGTTTATTCCATCCATGGTGGTAGGATCAA tATTTGGAGTTTTGGGAGTGATGAGACTCGCGGAGTATAATCCATTCTCATCAAGTGGAAAGGCTCTTGGCATCGATGCCCTAGATTCCTTCAAAGACAGAGTCAGGAAGATGCAAACAGAAGTTGACTTATTCAGGAAGGCACAACAGATTCCAATGGAACAGCTAGAACAGATGCATCGCAAGCAGAAGGTCGCAGAAGACATCAATCAGAAGGAGCAAGAAGGCGGAGCTATAACAATAAACAAGGCGGACTCGAACCCATCTAAAGATTCATGA